The Prosthecobacter debontii genome has a segment encoding these proteins:
- a CDS encoding helix-turn-helix domain-containing protein — protein sequence MSSAHSSPLPYESAETETRYSLEVIAELTGVDTATILHYREAGFIPPAERSPASQAIFDQEDLRQLRRIEHLRANCAVNDQGLRLILNLLDEVESLRQQVRQRW from the coding sequence ATGAGCTCAGCCCACTCCTCCCCCCTGCCCTACGAAAGCGCAGAGACCGAGACCCGCTACAGCCTGGAAGTCATCGCCGAACTCACCGGCGTGGATACCGCCACCATCCTGCATTACCGGGAAGCCGGATTCATCCCGCCAGCGGAAAGATCGCCCGCCAGCCAAGCCATCTTCGATCAAGAGGACCTGCGCCAGCTCCGCCGCATCGAGCACCTGCGCGCCAACTGCGCCGTCAATGATCAAGGCCTGCGCCTGATCTTGAATCTACTGGATGAGGTCGAGTCCCTGAGGCAGCAGGTGCGGCAGCGGTGGTGA
- a CDS encoding immunity 17 family protein, with protein sequence MDSITFLTAFLVAGGAFTFWCSLKNDDWFFNFPGPSQALILVLGRPAARIFYLLFSLVLLGWGVVRMVDPPRRIPVAFIDEVARPGGVNLTDGSKALPELHQKRAEIRHLQTDATGWTSFWWPLHRNLPYFADARDSSLAGPDFSEGFHFRKRSVGNLMVEGRVLYFDANRVSCDNWLFSSHPLSSAAFAVVICTPEASQANGFSESLAVFYCRANTPLYQRLFD encoded by the coding sequence ATGGATTCCATCACCTTCCTCACCGCTTTTTTAGTCGCAGGCGGCGCTTTCACCTTCTGGTGTTCTCTGAAAAACGACGACTGGTTCTTCAACTTCCCCGGCCCCTCGCAGGCCTTGATTTTGGTCTTGGGGCGCCCCGCGGCACGGATCTTCTACCTCCTCTTCAGCCTCGTGCTGCTCGGGTGGGGAGTCGTTCGCATGGTGGACCCACCCCGCCGGATTCCTGTGGCCTTTATCGATGAAGTCGCCCGACCTGGAGGCGTGAACCTCACGGATGGATCGAAGGCTCTCCCCGAGCTTCATCAAAAGCGGGCGGAAATCCGCCACCTGCAAACCGATGCCACGGGCTGGACGTCCTTTTGGTGGCCCTTGCATCGCAACCTGCCCTATTTTGCAGACGCGCGAGATAGCAGCCTCGCCGGACCGGACTTTTCGGAAGGCTTTCACTTTCGCAAACGCTCAGTGGGAAACCTCATGGTGGAAGGTCGGGTGCTCTACTTCGATGCCAATCGGGTGAGTTGCGACAATTGGTTGTTCTCCTCGCACCCTCTTTCCTCCGCCGCCTTTGCCGTGGTCATCTGCACGCCTGAAGCCTCTCAAGCCAATGGTTTCAGCGAGAGTCTGGCCGTGTTTTACTGCCGCGCCAACACGCCCCTTTACCAACGGCTCTTTGACTGA
- a CDS encoding HAD-IA family hydrolase, with translation MPGPVLLSDIGNVLTFFDFSVAAQRVAERSPYPAEALSARLDHIKLPFENGDMDDDTFVAEAIAALEFAGTQEDFETIWCEIFTENLAMKSTLEPLVGKVPMKLLSNTSGLHKNYLLSTYDIFRPFSGGVYSYSAKCSKPGEEIFRVTIEELDLDPAQTFYIDDLEANIATAKRLGFQTHHYHHERHAGLEKELAAWAQKHGLTA, from the coding sequence ATGCCCGGTCCTGTCCTGCTCTCTGATATTGGCAATGTTTTGACCTTCTTCGACTTCAGCGTCGCGGCCCAGCGTGTCGCGGAGCGCAGCCCATATCCAGCGGAGGCACTCTCCGCTCGGCTGGATCACATCAAACTGCCGTTTGAGAATGGCGACATGGATGACGACACCTTTGTGGCCGAGGCCATCGCGGCGCTGGAATTTGCGGGCACCCAGGAAGACTTTGAGACCATCTGGTGCGAGATCTTCACCGAGAACCTCGCCATGAAAAGCACGCTGGAGCCTCTGGTGGGCAAGGTGCCCATGAAGCTGCTGTCCAATACCAGCGGCCTACATAAAAATTACCTGCTGAGCACCTATGACATCTTCCGCCCTTTCAGCGGCGGGGTGTATTCGTATTCAGCCAAGTGCAGCAAGCCGGGTGAAGAGATCTTTCGCGTGACCATTGAGGAACTGGATCTCGATCCGGCGCAGACCTTTTACATCGATGATCTGGAGGCGAACATTGCCACAGCCAAGCGGCTCGGTTTCCAAACGCATCACTACCATCACGAGCGCCATGCAGGGCTGGAAAAAGAACTCGCAGCCTGGGCGCAGAAACACGGACTCACGGCGTGA
- a CDS encoding UvrB/UvrC motif-containing protein, with product MKCDVCDSEATVFLTQIINGQMTTVNLCDACSKAKGVTDEMGFGLAEAFLSQAPPPITADTSCPTCGFTAAQLKKIGRMGCPECYHTFRDGLDGLLKSMHKGTRHIGKVPHRIVTRNALVGNIGHLREELANAVRDERYEDAARLKTEIDLLQAKLPSPP from the coding sequence ATGAAATGTGACGTTTGCGATAGTGAAGCCACCGTGTTTCTGACCCAGATCATCAATGGGCAGATGACCACGGTGAACCTTTGCGATGCCTGTTCTAAGGCCAAAGGGGTCACGGACGAAATGGGCTTTGGGCTCGCTGAGGCTTTCCTGAGCCAAGCTCCGCCCCCCATCACGGCAGATACTTCATGCCCGACCTGTGGCTTCACGGCAGCTCAGCTGAAAAAGATCGGCCGCATGGGCTGCCCGGAATGCTATCACACCTTCCGCGACGGGCTGGATGGCCTGCTGAAGTCCATGCACAAAGGCACCCGCCACATCGGCAAAGTGCCGCACCGCATCGTCACCCGCAATGCCCTGGTGGGCAACATCGGCCACCTGCGCGAGGAGCTGGCCAATGCGGTGCGTGATGAACGCTATGAAGACGCAGCGCGCCTGAAAACCGAGATCGATCTTCTCCAGGCGAAGCTGCCGTCTCCTCCCTGA
- a CDS encoding protein arginine kinase, with translation MRFSTLIKHPADWMKGSGLHSDVVMTSRVRLARNLRGFTFPGYSAERQRVEILELARPCVESLPEMAEGYSEEYSGLSKIRKQVLVERHLVSREHAARSAGCAVVVDRKQSLSIMINEEDHFRIQGIRAGLNLRSAYQLVDKADTELEAMLPYAYDDKLGYLTACPTNLGTGMRASVMLHLPALVLSEQINPVIKAVGKIGLAVRGLYGEGTEALGNLFQISNQHTLGEKEGEIIAQIEKVIERVVSSENNARQKLLEDNPTMLNDQVGRAFAILRYAHILTSKEALNLLSLLRLGADLDLVPNCDRSLLDMLLLEIQPAHLQLSAERELSPEERDVRRAEITRARLQTLTGPSTVSSINQPSEEKPSDSNDE, from the coding sequence ATGCGATTCTCGACCCTCATCAAACACCCGGCTGACTGGATGAAAGGCAGCGGGCTGCACTCCGATGTCGTCATGACGTCCAGGGTCCGTCTTGCCCGCAATCTGCGCGGCTTCACTTTCCCCGGCTACTCCGCCGAGCGGCAGCGTGTGGAAATCCTGGAACTGGCCCGCCCCTGTGTGGAGTCCCTGCCTGAAATGGCGGAAGGATACAGCGAGGAATACAGCGGCCTGAGCAAGATCCGCAAGCAGGTGCTGGTGGAGCGTCACCTCGTCAGCCGTGAACACGCGGCGCGGTCCGCAGGCTGTGCCGTGGTGGTGGATCGCAAGCAGAGCCTCTCCATCATGATCAATGAGGAGGATCACTTCCGCATCCAGGGCATCCGGGCTGGTCTCAATCTGCGCAGCGCTTACCAACTCGTGGATAAAGCGGACACGGAGCTGGAGGCCATGCTGCCGTATGCCTACGACGACAAGCTGGGCTACCTGACCGCCTGCCCCACGAACCTGGGCACGGGCATGCGTGCCTCGGTGATGCTGCACCTGCCGGCGCTGGTGCTCTCGGAGCAGATCAACCCCGTCATCAAAGCCGTGGGCAAGATCGGTCTCGCCGTGCGCGGTTTGTATGGTGAAGGCACCGAGGCGCTGGGCAATCTCTTCCAGATTTCCAATCAGCACACGCTGGGTGAAAAAGAAGGCGAGATCATCGCCCAGATCGAAAAAGTCATCGAGCGCGTGGTCAGCTCTGAAAACAACGCCCGCCAAAAGCTGCTGGAGGATAACCCCACCATGCTGAATGACCAGGTGGGTCGGGCTTTTGCGATTTTACGCTACGCCCACATTTTGACATCGAAAGAGGCCCTCAACCTGCTTTCCCTTCTCCGCTTGGGCGCAGATCTCGATCTCGTCCCCAACTGCGACCGGAGTCTGCTCGACATGCTCTTACTCGAAATCCAACCTGCCCATCTCCAGCTTAGCGCTGAGCGTGAGCTCTCCCCTGAGGAGCGGGATGTCCGCCGCGCGGAAATTACCCGGGCGAGGTTGCAAACTCTGACCGGACCTTCTACCGTTTCCTCAATCAACCAACCCTCAGAGGAAAAACCCTCTGATTCCAATGATGAATAA